The genomic interval AGATCGTCAGGCAGCGGCTTGCGGCCGCGTGTCTTCGGCGCCGGCTTTGGAGCCTCCGGCAATCCCGTGTCCGGCACGGCGACCGCCTCGACATCGTCGTCCTCCCGGCTTTCAGCGGCGGCCTGCTCGGCTTCGTTGAAGATGCGCTCCTTGAGCTTTTCGCTCTTCGGCGCTCTGCCAGAGGCTCTTTCGTAGCCGAACCGAAGCACTTCATCCTCTGTAAGCCCCCGGAAACACCATGTCTTGGTCGACGAGGACGTTGAACACATAGCCCGGTCGAATCTCGAGTGTCGGCTGGACGTTCATATTCTTGCTGATCGTCTGTTCGGCGACGCGGCCGAACGACTCAGCAAAACTGTTGCGCGCGGCATCCGAGGGTGTCTGTCGATATCCGTACGGCGAACTTGCCGGCACGGACATGTCGATGCCAGCGCCAATTGCGGCAATCAGGATCGCCGAGCCGAACACCTGGAAATAATGATTGTCGACCTCGTCATTGAAGCCGCCATAGCCTTCGGCATCGGTGCCGGCCATGCCGCCGATCTGGAGGGTCGAGCCGTTCGGGAAGATGATGTCGGTCCAGACCACAAGGACGCGGCTTTGGCCGAACGAGATCTTGGAGTCGTAACGGCCGAGGAGCCTGGCGCCCTGCGGGATCAACGGGTGATGGCCGGTCGCGCTGTCGTAGACGTTCTGACTGACCTGGGCCGTGATGCGTCCGGGAAGGTCGGAATTGATGCCAGTGATCAGCGTTGCGGGAATGACCGAGCCGCGCTTCAATTCGTAAGCGGACGTCGGCGTGACCACCTTATTGGGCAAGTAGCCGAGCTTCTTGAGATCCGCGTTGAAGAAATCCTCTTTCGCCGTCTGTCCGTTTGGATCGATGTTCTGTATGCCGAGGCCGGCACGCAGCGCCGCCGCATAGAGATCAGACGCCCCGCCGCCAACGACAGGTGTTGTCGTCTTTACCGGCGCCGTGTTGCTCGTCGCCGTCGCAGAGGCTGTCTGGAGCTTGCTCAGATTGATGGCGAGGGGTGAGTCATGGGCGGCATCACCCGCCTGCACGCGCGCCATTCGCTCGCGCTGTCGCTCCCGCAGATATTGCTCATGCGCTTCTCGATCGAGGCGCGCCCGCCACAATTCTTCGGACTCGAGCTGTGATGCCGCCCTTGCCTCGGTCTGTTGTCGGCCGGAAAAGGGATTGTTGGCCGGCTTTGGCGTGTCGGGCTGCGGTGGGGCGGGCTGGAACGTTTGCGCTTCGGTCTGATCTCCGATGATGCCGTTGGAGACGCCTTTCTTCAGTTGATCGGCGTAGGTCGAGGCCGGATTGGACGAGGCCGTCTCGATGCCGGCGTTGCGTCGGAAGTACAGTCCGCGCGACGTCAGGCCGTAGAAAATCACGGCAAAGAACACGACCACCAGCACGATCGCGACGATGATCGGCAAGCGGTTGAGACGGCGGATTCCTCTTGCCTCCTCTGCATCCGGGCTGCCGCCGAGCTTCAGGGATTGCGCCATCGCCGCCTCCTACCCGCGCTGCATGACGGAGACCGGACTTGCCGGCGACGCACCCGCCGCCGTCGCTGAATAGGCGCGGCCGAGCTCGACGCTGCCGGTCGACAACCGCGCCAGGACCTGACCGTCATAGGACTCGAGCACGTAAGCAAGCGGGATCGTCTTCTCAGCCCCGGTCTTCTGGTCGGTCGCCACCGCATAGCCCCAGCTCTTGAGGGACGTCACCAGCGCCTGGCCGAAGGGCGAGCCATCGGGTTTCAGGATGATCGTGCCGGTGCCTGGACCGACCTGTTCGGCGAATTTCGTCACCATGTCGCCGGCGATCGCGGAGGCGGCAGGGCCGGAGAGCTCAGGTGGCGCTGAACTCGCGACCAGGCGGCCACTTCCCAACGACGCGCATCCGGCGAGCGACAGGCTGAGCAAAGAGAGAACGGCAATCCGGCGTCTCAAGGAGATGGAGCGCATGATCAGCCTCCCCTCCGGATCGTTACCTTGTCCTGATTCCAAAAGCCGACGCCGGACACCAGAATGGCGGTGTCGATCTGATAGTCCACCACCATCATGTCGTCCTTCAGCCGATAGTTGACGATGCGGTTTTGGCCGCCCGACACGACGAACAGGACTGGGGCATCCCCTCCGGAGAGCGACGAGGGAAACTGGATGTAAGTCTTGACGCCGTCGCTGTAGACGCGCGTCGGCCGCCACGAGGCGCTGCCGCTCACGCTGTAGCCGAAGTTCAACTGCTCGGCCGGAACGCCGGCGCCCGGAATGGTGTCGGAACCGAGCCGGGCGTTGACGTCGGCGAGCCTGCTGCCGACATCCTCGGGATATTCGAAACCGACACGCGCCATATATTGGGTCGCGTTCGACTTGAGCTGAATATGATACGTTCGTCGCGAGGTCGTCACCACCATCGAGGTGACGAGCCCCGGCTCGGCGGGTTTGACGATCAGGTGGATGGCTTGGCCGCCGACGGCGCCCGACGTCGCCGGCTCCACTTTCCAGCGCACGGTGTCGCCGACCAACACATCGCGCACGACTTCGCCCGCCTGCAGCTCGATGTCGCACACCTCGAGCGGCGAGCAGACGACGGAGGGCTGCACCTCGCCGAACAGGAAGATCACCTTGCCGTCCGCTCCGCGCGTCACGAGTCCGGTCGATCCCCGCCACTGGCTCGAGATGTTCGTGCCTTTTCGCTCCTTGACGTTCATTGCCTGCGCGTGTGCGCTGGCATCGGCCAGCAGCACGCCAAAGGCGGAAGTCGCAAAAAGAGTGCCAATCTTGAACCCGATTGTCATTGTGTTTGGATACATCGGTGTCCCGCCCCTTTCATAGTTGCGCCGTCCAGTCGAAATCACGCAGGTAAAGCCCGATCGGATTGAGCCGGATAGTCTGCTCGTCCTGGGGCGGAGTCAGCGTGACCGTGGCGATGCCGCGAAAGCGGTGCGCGCCGATTTCCTTCCCCTTCCTGTCGCGCTCGAATTCGGTCCAGTCGATCTGGTAGGACTGGTTGGACAGGGCGACGATGTTGTTGACCTCGACAGCGACCGTCGTCGTCTTGGCCTTCTCGAACGGCGAGTTGCTGCGGAACCAGTCGTTGATCTTCTGCGTGGCGGGATCGGAAGTCCGCAACAGCGCATAGGTGCGATCGATGTATTGCTTCTGCACCACAGCATCGGGCGTCACCGAGCGGAAGTTCGAGACCAGGCTTCCGAGCGCCGCGCGCACCACGCGGGGATCGGCATATTCGATCTGCTGCGGATAGCCGGCGCTCATGGCCGTGCCGAGTTTGTCGACCTCGACGATGTAAGGCACGAGCTTGACCTGCGTGCTCTGGAACAGTGCGTAGGCGAAGCCGATCACGGCGATCACCATGGCGATGATGCCGACCATGCGCCATGCGGCGGCAGCCTTCACATAGGAGCCGTAGCGCTCGTTCCATTCCTGGCGCGCAGCGAGATAGGGATTGTCGGGGGGATTTAGCGCGGCCATTCGGATCGTTGTCTCCACTCATGATGTTGCTGGATGGAAGGGCTCAGCTCTTTGCGCCCGATCCGTTTCGTGGCTGGCGCTGATCGAGCTTGGCGTTGGCAAGGCCTAAGGTCGACGTGCCGAACGAGCCCGGCGCGCCGATGGCCTGATCGCGGGCGGCGGAGGCGAGCGCGCCGCCTGCCGCTCCGACGCCTCCCGTCATGGCCTTTAGCGCAGCCGCGCCGAATGAGGCGCCATCGGCCCGCGCCGCGCTGAAGCCCGCAGCCCCTGCCCGCGCCCCTCCCATGGCGAGCGCGGCGCCGCCGGCAGCGAAGCTTGCCGCCTGTCCGGCATGCTTCGCGACCTCCATGCCACTGCCGACGGAGACGCCCTGCACGACGCCTTGCACGATGCTCGGCACATACATCGAGATGATGAAGACGACGACCGAGATGCCGCCGATCGCCAGTGTCCCGACGAAGGCGTCGTTGCCGGTACCGGTCTGGTTGGCGAGGTTCAACAAGGCGTCGGAGCCGATCTTGGCGATCATCACCAGCGCCATCAGCTTCATGCCGACCGAGAAGGCATAGACGAGATAGCGGATGGCAAAATCCTTGGTGAAGGACGAGCCGCCGAGACCGAGCATGATCATGCCGGCGAGCAGGCCGACATACATCTCGACCATCACGGCGACGAAGATCGCCGCGACCAGCGAGAAGGCGATCACCACGATCACCATGGCGAACACGGACGCGATGGCGAGCGCATTGTCCTGGAACAGGCCGAACTGCGCATTCTGCGACATGGCGGAGGCGACCTTGAGCCCGGCGTTGAACACATCCGCCGGCGAGGCCGAGCCACCGCCCGCGCCAATCTGATAGAGGCTGTCGACGACAGCCTTCGCGAACGTAAAGCCCTGGTCGAGCACGAAGGCGAAGAAGCCGATGAACATGATCCGCCGCACCATCTCGGCGAACCAGGCGTCAAGTGTCGCAGTCTGAATGGCGAGCCAGACCGCGGCGATGCCGACCTCGATCCCCGCGAGGATCCAGAACAGCGACTTCGCCGCCTGCATGACGGTTGTCTGCCAGCCCTTGGCGGCCGTCGTCACCGAATTTTCCAACGTCGTGAGAACGCTGCCGTCCTGTTGCGCCAAGGCAGGATGCGCAACGACGATGAGTCCGATCGCGCCAATCAGAACGAGCCCCGGTTTGAGTTTCTGCACCCTGCCCCTCCCCTACCAGCGTGGTTTCATCGGCTGACCGCCGGACGTCTTGTAGTCCTGCGGCGGCTTGAAAAACTCGCTCCCACGCTGCGTTGCACCTTGGGACGAGCTGTGCGGTGCGACGAACAACCACGCGCCTGCGGCGCAGGCGCTGATCGCGATAACGACGATGATGATCGCAGATCGTTTCACCAGCGCGGCTCCATGGTCTGCCCGCCGGAGGTCGCCGGCGTGGTCGCGTTGAAGAATTGCTCGCGACGCGCCTGCGAGAGGTCCTTGTTGGCTTCTGAGGATTGGAACCAGGTCGCCATCATCGTGGTCTGCTGCGCGACGAGACCCCGCAGCTTCTGCATCTGGGCGACCTCCTGGGCTGCGATCTCATGGCCGACCTGCAGGGCCATCATCTGTCCGTCGGCGCTCTCGGACGCCGTCTGGAGTTGCGCCATCGTCGAATTCTCGGTCGCAAATTGCTGCGAGGTGAGACCCGCCGCCTGCAACGTGCTCGAGATCGTGTCGCGGTTGGTCGCCGACCAGGTCTGATAGGTGGAGCCGAAGCTCGCGCCATTGGGCAGATTGGTCTTGAACTGCGCATAGCTCTGGAAGCGCTGCTTGAGAACGTCGTCGATGTTGCCCATCGAGAACGCCATGCCCTGGCCCTGACCCACGATGTTCTGCAGCTGCTTGAGGTCATTCTCGGCCTGCCCCCAGA from Bradyrhizobium sp. CCGUVB1N3 carries:
- the trbH gene encoding conjugal transfer protein TrbH, with translation MRSISLRRRIAVLSLLSLSLAGCASLGSGRLVASSAPPELSGPAASAIAGDMVTKFAEQVGPGTGTIILKPDGSPFGQALVTSLKSWGYAVATDQKTGAEKTIPLAYVLESYDGQVLARLSTGSVELGRAYSATAAGASPASPVSVMQRG
- the trbK gene encoding entry exclusion protein TrbK, which encodes MKRSAIIIVVIAISACAAGAWLFVAPHSSSQGATQRGSEFFKPPQDYKTSGGQPMKPRW
- the trbG gene encoding P-type conjugative transfer protein TrbG; this translates as MYPNTMTIGFKIGTLFATSAFGVLLADASAHAQAMNVKERKGTNISSQWRGSTGLVTRGADGKVIFLFGEVQPSVVCSPLEVCDIELQAGEVVRDVLVGDTVRWKVEPATSGAVGGQAIHLIVKPAEPGLVTSMVVTTSRRTYHIQLKSNATQYMARVGFEYPEDVGSRLADVNARLGSDTIPGAGVPAEQLNFGYSVSGSASWRPTRVYSDGVKTYIQFPSSLSGGDAPVLFVVSGGQNRIVNYRLKDDMMVVDYQIDTAILVSGVGFWNQDKVTIRRGG
- a CDS encoding conjugal transfer protein TrbF, with the protein product MAALNPPDNPYLAARQEWNERYGSYVKAAAAWRMVGIIAMVIAVIGFAYALFQSTQVKLVPYIVEVDKLGTAMSAGYPQQIEYADPRVVRAALGSLVSNFRSVTPDAVVQKQYIDRTYALLRTSDPATQKINDWFRSNSPFEKAKTTTVAVEVNNIVALSNQSYQIDWTEFERDRKGKEIGAHRFRGIATVTLTPPQDEQTIRLNPIGLYLRDFDWTAQL
- the trbL gene encoding P-type conjugative transfer protein TrbL, which translates into the protein MQKLKPGLVLIGAIGLIVVAHPALAQQDGSVLTTLENSVTTAAKGWQTTVMQAAKSLFWILAGIEVGIAAVWLAIQTATLDAWFAEMVRRIMFIGFFAFVLDQGFTFAKAVVDSLYQIGAGGGSASPADVFNAGLKVASAMSQNAQFGLFQDNALAIASVFAMVIVVIAFSLVAAIFVAVMVEMYVGLLAGMIMLGLGGSSFTKDFAIRYLVYAFSVGMKLMALVMIAKIGSDALLNLANQTGTGNDAFVGTLAIGGISVVVFIISMYVPSIVQGVVQGVSVGSGMEVAKHAGQAASFAAGGAALAMGGARAGAAGFSAARADGASFGAAALKAMTGGVGAAGGALASAARDQAIGAPGSFGTSTLGLANAKLDQRQPRNGSGAKS
- the trbI gene encoding IncP-type conjugal transfer protein TrbI, with the protein product MAQSLKLGGSPDAEEARGIRRLNRLPIIVAIVLVVVFFAVIFYGLTSRGLYFRRNAGIETASSNPASTYADQLKKGVSNGIIGDQTEAQTFQPAPPQPDTPKPANNPFSGRQQTEARAASQLESEELWRARLDREAHEQYLRERQRERMARVQAGDAAHDSPLAINLSKLQTASATATSNTAPVKTTTPVVGGGASDLYAAALRAGLGIQNIDPNGQTAKEDFFNADLKKLGYLPNKVVTPTSAYELKRGSVIPATLITGINSDLPGRITAQVSQNVYDSATGHHPLIPQGARLLGRYDSKISFGQSRVLVVWTDIIFPNGSTLQIGGMAGTDAEGYGGFNDEVDNHYFQVFGSAILIAAIGAGIDMSVPASSPYGYRQTPSDAARNSFAESFGRVAEQTISKNMNVQPTLEIRPGYVFNVLVDQDMVFPGAYRG
- the trbJ gene encoding P-type conjugative transfer protein TrbJ, which translates into the protein MPRRFSRICKALIVATGIGGLAAGPAFAGAAAGGATEFTQILNNGQLVQLAGQSAQQINNQITQISQLAQQIQNQLKIYQNMLQNTAQLPAHVWGQAENDLKQLQNIVGQGQGMAFSMGNIDDVLKQRFQSYAQFKTNLPNGASFGSTYQTWSATNRDTISSTLQAAGLTSQQFATENSTMAQLQTASESADGQMMALQVGHEIAAQEVAQMQKLRGLVAQQTTMMATWFQSSEANKDLSQARREQFFNATTPATSGGQTMEPRW